A window from Nycticebus coucang isolate mNycCou1 chromosome X, mNycCou1.pri, whole genome shotgun sequence encodes these proteins:
- the LOC128577141 gene encoding 3-keto-steroid reductase/17-beta-hydroxysteroid dehydrogenase 7-like, whose protein sequence is MRTVVLITRVSSGIGLALCKQLLVENDEIRLCLVCRNVNKAEGVRATLLASHPTAEVTIVQVDVSNLQSVFRASKELKQRFQRLDFVYLKAEIMPNPQLNIRALFSGLFSRKVIHMFSTAEELLTQDNNITADGFQEAFETNVFGHFILIWELEPLLCHSDHPSWLIWTSSCNARKSNFGLRTSSTAKAKNPIALPNMPLTF, encoded by the coding sequence ATGAGGACGGTGGTTTTGATCACCAGAGTGAGCAGTGGAATTGGCCTGGCCCTCTGCAAGCAGCTGCTGGTGGAAAACGATGAGATTCGTCTGTGTTTGGTGTGCAGGAATGTGAACAAAGCGGAAGGTGTCCGAGCCACTCTGCTGGCCTCTCATCCCACCGCCGAAGTCACCATCGTGCAGGTGGATGTCAGCAACCTGCAGTCAGTATTCCGGGCCTCCAAGGAACTTAAGCAAAGGTTTCAGAGACTGGACTTTGTATATCTAAAGGCTGAGATCATGCCTAATCCACAACTAAATATCAGAGCACTTTTCTCTGGCCTCTTTTCAAGAAAAGTGATTCATATGTTCTCCACAGCTGAAGAACTGCTGACCCAGGATAACAACATCACTGCTGATGGGTTCCAGGAGGCGTTTGAAACTAATGTCTTTGGCCACTTTATCCTGATTTGGGAACTGGAACCGCTCCTGTGTCACAGTGACCATCCATCTTGGCTCATTTGGACATCATCTTGCAATGCAAGGAAATCTAATTTCGGCCTGAGGACTTCCAGCACAGCAAAGGCCAAGAACCCTATAGCTCTTCCAAATATGCCACTGACCTTCTGA